In a genomic window of Erinaceus europaeus chromosome 12, mEriEur2.1, whole genome shotgun sequence:
- the MNT gene encoding max-binding protein MNT isoform X2 produces MPKEQERLRLEREREQEQKKANSLARLAHTLPLEEPRIEAPPLPLSPPAPPPAPPPPLATPTPLTVIPIPVVTNSPQPLPPPPPLPPTAQPLPLAPRQPALVSTPGLSIKESAPLPARPQVPTPASLLPDSKTPIPPTGSPKPLQPLPTPILTIAPHPGVQPQLAPQQPPTPTLGTLKLAPAEEVKASEQKKRPGGIGTREVHNKLEKNRRAHLKECFETLKRNIPNVDDKKTSNLSVLRTALRYIQSLKRKEKEYEHEMERLAREKIATQQRLAELKHELSQWMDVLEIERVLRQTGQPEDDQASTSTASEGEDNIDEDMEEDQAGLCPPKLSHRPHPELPKPLPSTAPAPLPPHPHPHPQPVALSPAHLPGQQPPPQKTPLPAPPPPPAAPAQTLVPAPAHLVAAAGGGSTVIAHTATTHASVIQTVNHVLQGPGGKHIAHIAPSAPSPAVQLAPATPPIGHITVHPATLNHVAHLGSQLPLYPQPVAVSQPVAVSHIAHTLSHQQVNGTAGLGPPATVMAKPAVGAQVVHHPQLVGQTVLNPVTMVTMPSFPVSTLKLA; encoded by the exons atgccaa AGGAGCAGGAGCGGCTTCGCTTGGAGCGAGAGCGGGAGCAGGAGCAGAAGAAGGCTAACAGCCTGGCCAGGCTGGCCCATACCCTGCCCTTGGAGGAACCCCGCATTGAGGCACCACCCCTGCCTCTgtcacctcctgcacccccaccAGCACCCCCACCACCgcttgccacccccaccccactgacTGTCATTCCTATTCCAGTGGTGACCAATTCCCCTCAGCCGCTGCCACCACCTCCTCCATTGCCCCCCACAGCCCAGCCTCTGCCCCTGGCACCTCGCCAGCCAGCCCTAGTTAGCACCCCAGGACTCAGCATTAAGGAGTCTGCTCCCTTGCCTGCCAGACCACAGGTGCCCACCCCTGCTTCTCTGCTGCCGGACTCTAAGACCCCCATTCCACCCACGGGAAGCCCCAAGCCTTTGcagcccctccccacacccaTCCTGACCATAGCACCCCATCCTGGAGTGCAGCCCCAACTGGCCCCCCAGCAGCCACCCACACCCACTCTTGGGACCCTGAAGTTGGCACCAGCTGAAGAAGTCAAAGCCAGTGAACAGAAGAAGAGGCCTGGGGG GATCGGAACCAGAGAGGTCCACAACAAACTGGAGAAGAACAG GAGGGCCCATCTAAAGGAATGCTTTGAAACCCTGAAGCGCAACATCCCCAACGTGGACGACAAGAAGACATCGAATCTGAGCGTGCTGAGGACGGCTCTGCGGTACATCCAG TCcctgaagaggaaagagaaggagtacGAGCATGAGATGGAGCGGCTGGCACGGGAGAAGATTGCCACACAGCAGCGGCTGGCTGAGCTTAAGCACGAGCTGAGTCAGTGGATGGACGTGCTGGAGATAGAACGCGTGCTCAGGCAGACAGGCCAGCCTGAGGACGACCAGGCCTCCACCTCTACTGCATCTG AGGGTGAGGACAACATAGACGAGGACATGGAGGAGGACCAGGCTGGCCTGTGCCCACCTAAGTTGAGCCATCGGCCCCACCCGGAGTTGCCgaagccactgcccagcaccgcCCCTGCACCTctgcctccccatccccacccacacccccagcctgtggccCTGTCTCCTGCCCATCTGCCTGGGCAGCAGCCACCACCACAGAAGACACCTCTGCCAGCCCCGCCTCCCCCACCAGCTGCCCCTGCCCAGACACTGGTGCCTGCTCCAGCCCATCTGGTGGCTGCAGCTGGGGGAGGCTCCACGGTCATCGCCCACACGGCCACCACCCACGCCTCAGTCATCCAGACTGTGAACCATGTtcttcaggggccgggtggcaaGCACATCGCCCACATCGCCCCCTCGGCCCCCAGCCCTGCTGTGCAGCTGGCACCTGCCACACCCCCTATTGGCCACATCACAGTGCACCCTGCCACCCTCAACCACGTGGCCCACCTTGGCTCCCAGCTGCCCCTTTACCCTCAGCCTGTGGCTGTGAGTCAGCCCGTGGCAGTGAGCCACATTGCCCACACCCTCTCGCACCAGCAAGTGAATGGCACAGCCGGGCTGGGCCCCCCAGCTACTGTTATGGCAAAGCCAGCTGTGGGGGCTCAGGTGGTGCACCATCCCCAGCTAGTGGGCCAGACAGTGCTCAACCCTGTGACCATGGTCACCATGCCCTCCTTCCCAGTCAGCACGCTCAAGCTGGCTTGA
- the MNT gene encoding max-binding protein MNT isoform X1, which produces MSIETLLEAARFLEWQAQQQQRAREEQERLRLEREREQEQKKANSLARLAHTLPLEEPRIEAPPLPLSPPAPPPAPPPPLATPTPLTVIPIPVVTNSPQPLPPPPPLPPTAQPLPLAPRQPALVSTPGLSIKESAPLPARPQVPTPASLLPDSKTPIPPTGSPKPLQPLPTPILTIAPHPGVQPQLAPQQPPTPTLGTLKLAPAEEVKASEQKKRPGGIGTREVHNKLEKNRRAHLKECFETLKRNIPNVDDKKTSNLSVLRTALRYIQSLKRKEKEYEHEMERLAREKIATQQRLAELKHELSQWMDVLEIERVLRQTGQPEDDQASTSTASEGEDNIDEDMEEDQAGLCPPKLSHRPHPELPKPLPSTAPAPLPPHPHPHPQPVALSPAHLPGQQPPPQKTPLPAPPPPPAAPAQTLVPAPAHLVAAAGGGSTVIAHTATTHASVIQTVNHVLQGPGGKHIAHIAPSAPSPAVQLAPATPPIGHITVHPATLNHVAHLGSQLPLYPQPVAVSQPVAVSHIAHTLSHQQVNGTAGLGPPATVMAKPAVGAQVVHHPQLVGQTVLNPVTMVTMPSFPVSTLKLA; this is translated from the exons ATGAGCATAGAGACGCTACTGGAGGCGGCCCGCTTCCTGGAATGGCAAGCGCAGCAACAACAGAGAGCACGTG AGGAGCAGGAGCGGCTTCGCTTGGAGCGAGAGCGGGAGCAGGAGCAGAAGAAGGCTAACAGCCTGGCCAGGCTGGCCCATACCCTGCCCTTGGAGGAACCCCGCATTGAGGCACCACCCCTGCCTCTgtcacctcctgcacccccaccAGCACCCCCACCACCgcttgccacccccaccccactgacTGTCATTCCTATTCCAGTGGTGACCAATTCCCCTCAGCCGCTGCCACCACCTCCTCCATTGCCCCCCACAGCCCAGCCTCTGCCCCTGGCACCTCGCCAGCCAGCCCTAGTTAGCACCCCAGGACTCAGCATTAAGGAGTCTGCTCCCTTGCCTGCCAGACCACAGGTGCCCACCCCTGCTTCTCTGCTGCCGGACTCTAAGACCCCCATTCCACCCACGGGAAGCCCCAAGCCTTTGcagcccctccccacacccaTCCTGACCATAGCACCCCATCCTGGAGTGCAGCCCCAACTGGCCCCCCAGCAGCCACCCACACCCACTCTTGGGACCCTGAAGTTGGCACCAGCTGAAGAAGTCAAAGCCAGTGAACAGAAGAAGAGGCCTGGGGG GATCGGAACCAGAGAGGTCCACAACAAACTGGAGAAGAACAG GAGGGCCCATCTAAAGGAATGCTTTGAAACCCTGAAGCGCAACATCCCCAACGTGGACGACAAGAAGACATCGAATCTGAGCGTGCTGAGGACGGCTCTGCGGTACATCCAG TCcctgaagaggaaagagaaggagtacGAGCATGAGATGGAGCGGCTGGCACGGGAGAAGATTGCCACACAGCAGCGGCTGGCTGAGCTTAAGCACGAGCTGAGTCAGTGGATGGACGTGCTGGAGATAGAACGCGTGCTCAGGCAGACAGGCCAGCCTGAGGACGACCAGGCCTCCACCTCTACTGCATCTG AGGGTGAGGACAACATAGACGAGGACATGGAGGAGGACCAGGCTGGCCTGTGCCCACCTAAGTTGAGCCATCGGCCCCACCCGGAGTTGCCgaagccactgcccagcaccgcCCCTGCACCTctgcctccccatccccacccacacccccagcctgtggccCTGTCTCCTGCCCATCTGCCTGGGCAGCAGCCACCACCACAGAAGACACCTCTGCCAGCCCCGCCTCCCCCACCAGCTGCCCCTGCCCAGACACTGGTGCCTGCTCCAGCCCATCTGGTGGCTGCAGCTGGGGGAGGCTCCACGGTCATCGCCCACACGGCCACCACCCACGCCTCAGTCATCCAGACTGTGAACCATGTtcttcaggggccgggtggcaaGCACATCGCCCACATCGCCCCCTCGGCCCCCAGCCCTGCTGTGCAGCTGGCACCTGCCACACCCCCTATTGGCCACATCACAGTGCACCCTGCCACCCTCAACCACGTGGCCCACCTTGGCTCCCAGCTGCCCCTTTACCCTCAGCCTGTGGCTGTGAGTCAGCCCGTGGCAGTGAGCCACATTGCCCACACCCTCTCGCACCAGCAAGTGAATGGCACAGCCGGGCTGGGCCCCCCAGCTACTGTTATGGCAAAGCCAGCTGTGGGGGCTCAGGTGGTGCACCATCCCCAGCTAGTGGGCCAGACAGTGCTCAACCCTGTGACCATGGTCACCATGCCCTCCTTCCCAGTCAGCACGCTCAAGCTGGCTTGA